In one window of Gadus chalcogrammus isolate NIFS_2021 chromosome 12, NIFS_Gcha_1.0, whole genome shotgun sequence DNA:
- the klhl26 gene encoding kelch-like protein 26 isoform X1: MAESDGGDFTSNHPQNSMADKHSVLRCTFSAPTHSALLLQGLAALRTRGQLLDVVLAVNEERFQVHKAVLASCSDYFRAMFTGGMRESNQDTIELQGLSARGLKHIIDFAYSSEVTLDLDCIQDVLGAAVFLQMVPVVELCEEYLKSAMSVETCLNIGQMASSFNLASLKQSVDAFTFRHFLQIAAEDDFLHIPLERLVFFLRSNKLRNCNEIDLFHAAIRWLQHDEARRARAAAVLGHVRFPLMRSSDLVDSVQTVGIMVEDVLCRQYLLEAFNYQILPFRQHEMQSARTLVRSDVPSLVTFGGTPYTDNDRTVSAKVYHLADSAARQFKELTEMEAGVSHACVAVMDNFVYVVGGQHLQYRSGEGAMDCCFRYDPHLNTWLRIAAMQEGRIQFQLNVLQGVLYATGGRNRTGSLSSVECYCPKKNEWSTVEPLKRRIWGHAGGCLGDKLYVSGGYGVSLEDKKTLHCYDPVADQWEFRAPMNEPRVLHAMIGAKDRLYAMGGRMDHVDRCFDVLAVEYYLPLSDQWTTVSPMRVGQSESGCCLLNGKMYVVGGYNWHLNNVTSIVQVYNPDTDEWERDLHFPESFAGVACTPVILPQTPAQR, from the exons TATGGCTGACAAGCACAGCGTGCTGCGCTGCACCTTCTCCGCCCCGACCCACAGcgccctgctgctgcagggccTGGCCGCCCTCCGGACCCGGGGCCAGCTGCTGGACGTGGTGCTGGCCGTCAACGAGGAGCGCTTCCAGGTGCACAAGGCCGTGCTGGCCTCCTGCAGCGACTACTTCCG AGCAATGTTCACGGGAGGCATGAGGGAATCGAACCAGGACACCATTGAGCTCCAGGGACTGTCCGCCCGGGGGCTCAAGCACATCATCGACTTCGCCTACAGCTCGGAGGTCACCCTGGACCTGGACTGCATCCAGGACGTCCTGGGGGCGGCCGTGTTCCTGCAGATGGTCCCCGTGGTGGAGCTCTGCGAGGAGTACCTCAAGTCGGCCATGAGCGTGGAGACGTGCCTAAACATCGGCCAGATGGCCAGCTCCTTCAATCTGGCCTCGCTCAAGCAGTCGGTGGACGCCTTCACCTTCCGCCACTTCCTGCAGATCGCCGCCGAGGACGACTTCCTGCACATCCCCCTCGAGCGGCTGGTCTTCTTCCTGCGCAGCAACAAGCTGCGGAACTGCAACGAGATCGACCTCTTCCACGCCGCCATCCGCTGGCTGCAGCACGACGAGGCCCGCCGCGCCCGGGCCGCCGCCGTGCTGGGCCACGTGCGCTTCCCGCTCATGCGCTCCTCGGACCTGGTGGACAGCGTGCAGACGGTGGGCATCATGGTGGAGGACGTGCTGTGCCGGCAGTACCTGCTGGAGGCCTTCAACTACCAGATCCTGCCCTTCCGCCAGCACGAGATGCAGTCGGCCCGCACGCTGGTCCGCTCGGACGTGCCGTCGCTCGTCACCTTCGGCGGCACGCCCTACACGGACAACGACCGCACGGTGAGCGCCAAGGTGTACCACCTGGCCGACTCCGCCGCCCGCCAGTTCAAGGAGCTGACGGAGATGGAGGCGGGCGTCAGCCACGCCTGCGTGGCCGTCATGGACAACTTTGTGTACGTGGTGGGCGGGCAGCACCTGCAGTACCGCAGCGGCGAGGGCGCCATGGACTGCTGCTTCCGCTACGACCCGCACCTCAACACGTGGCTGCGCATCGCCGCCATGCAGGAGGGCCGCATCCAGTTCCAGCTCAACGTGCTGCAGGGCGTGCTCTACGCCACCGGGGGGCGCAACCGCACCGGCAGCCTCTCCTCGGTGGAGTGCTACTGCCCGAAGAAGAACgagtggagcacggtggagccGCTGAAGCGCCGCATCTGGGGCCACGCCGGCGGCTGCCTGGGGGACAAGCTGTACGTCTCCGGGGGCTACGGGGTGTCGCTGGAGGACAAGAAGACCCTGCACTGCTACGACCCCGTGGCCGACCAGTGGGAGTTCAGGGCCCCCATGAACGAGCCCCGGGTGCTGCACGCCATGATCGGCGCCAAGGACCGGCTGTACGCCATGGGGGGCCGCATGGACCACGTGGACCGCTGCTTCGACGTGCTGGCCGTGGAGTACTACCTGCCGCTCAGCGACCAGTGGACCACCGTCAGCCCCATGCGCGTGGGCCAGTCCGAGTCCGGTTGCTGCTTGCTCAACGGCAAGATGTACGTGGTGGGCGGGTACAACTGGCACCTGAACAACGTGACGAGCATCGTGCAGGTGTACAACCCCGACACCGACGAGTGGGAGAGGGACCTGCACTTCCCGGAGTCCTTTGCGGGCGTCGCCTGCACGCCCGTCATACTGCCTCAGACTCCCGCGCAGCGCTGA
- the klhl26 gene encoding kelch-like protein 26 isoform X2, with amino-acid sequence MGRSKRSESTRLRMADKHSVLRCTFSAPTHSALLLQGLAALRTRGQLLDVVLAVNEERFQVHKAVLASCSDYFRAMFTGGMRESNQDTIELQGLSARGLKHIIDFAYSSEVTLDLDCIQDVLGAAVFLQMVPVVELCEEYLKSAMSVETCLNIGQMASSFNLASLKQSVDAFTFRHFLQIAAEDDFLHIPLERLVFFLRSNKLRNCNEIDLFHAAIRWLQHDEARRARAAAVLGHVRFPLMRSSDLVDSVQTVGIMVEDVLCRQYLLEAFNYQILPFRQHEMQSARTLVRSDVPSLVTFGGTPYTDNDRTVSAKVYHLADSAARQFKELTEMEAGVSHACVAVMDNFVYVVGGQHLQYRSGEGAMDCCFRYDPHLNTWLRIAAMQEGRIQFQLNVLQGVLYATGGRNRTGSLSSVECYCPKKNEWSTVEPLKRRIWGHAGGCLGDKLYVSGGYGVSLEDKKTLHCYDPVADQWEFRAPMNEPRVLHAMIGAKDRLYAMGGRMDHVDRCFDVLAVEYYLPLSDQWTTVSPMRVGQSESGCCLLNGKMYVVGGYNWHLNNVTSIVQVYNPDTDEWERDLHFPESFAGVACTPVILPQTPAQR; translated from the exons TATGGCTGACAAGCACAGCGTGCTGCGCTGCACCTTCTCCGCCCCGACCCACAGcgccctgctgctgcagggccTGGCCGCCCTCCGGACCCGGGGCCAGCTGCTGGACGTGGTGCTGGCCGTCAACGAGGAGCGCTTCCAGGTGCACAAGGCCGTGCTGGCCTCCTGCAGCGACTACTTCCG AGCAATGTTCACGGGAGGCATGAGGGAATCGAACCAGGACACCATTGAGCTCCAGGGACTGTCCGCCCGGGGGCTCAAGCACATCATCGACTTCGCCTACAGCTCGGAGGTCACCCTGGACCTGGACTGCATCCAGGACGTCCTGGGGGCGGCCGTGTTCCTGCAGATGGTCCCCGTGGTGGAGCTCTGCGAGGAGTACCTCAAGTCGGCCATGAGCGTGGAGACGTGCCTAAACATCGGCCAGATGGCCAGCTCCTTCAATCTGGCCTCGCTCAAGCAGTCGGTGGACGCCTTCACCTTCCGCCACTTCCTGCAGATCGCCGCCGAGGACGACTTCCTGCACATCCCCCTCGAGCGGCTGGTCTTCTTCCTGCGCAGCAACAAGCTGCGGAACTGCAACGAGATCGACCTCTTCCACGCCGCCATCCGCTGGCTGCAGCACGACGAGGCCCGCCGCGCCCGGGCCGCCGCCGTGCTGGGCCACGTGCGCTTCCCGCTCATGCGCTCCTCGGACCTGGTGGACAGCGTGCAGACGGTGGGCATCATGGTGGAGGACGTGCTGTGCCGGCAGTACCTGCTGGAGGCCTTCAACTACCAGATCCTGCCCTTCCGCCAGCACGAGATGCAGTCGGCCCGCACGCTGGTCCGCTCGGACGTGCCGTCGCTCGTCACCTTCGGCGGCACGCCCTACACGGACAACGACCGCACGGTGAGCGCCAAGGTGTACCACCTGGCCGACTCCGCCGCCCGCCAGTTCAAGGAGCTGACGGAGATGGAGGCGGGCGTCAGCCACGCCTGCGTGGCCGTCATGGACAACTTTGTGTACGTGGTGGGCGGGCAGCACCTGCAGTACCGCAGCGGCGAGGGCGCCATGGACTGCTGCTTCCGCTACGACCCGCACCTCAACACGTGGCTGCGCATCGCCGCCATGCAGGAGGGCCGCATCCAGTTCCAGCTCAACGTGCTGCAGGGCGTGCTCTACGCCACCGGGGGGCGCAACCGCACCGGCAGCCTCTCCTCGGTGGAGTGCTACTGCCCGAAGAAGAACgagtggagcacggtggagccGCTGAAGCGCCGCATCTGGGGCCACGCCGGCGGCTGCCTGGGGGACAAGCTGTACGTCTCCGGGGGCTACGGGGTGTCGCTGGAGGACAAGAAGACCCTGCACTGCTACGACCCCGTGGCCGACCAGTGGGAGTTCAGGGCCCCCATGAACGAGCCCCGGGTGCTGCACGCCATGATCGGCGCCAAGGACCGGCTGTACGCCATGGGGGGCCGCATGGACCACGTGGACCGCTGCTTCGACGTGCTGGCCGTGGAGTACTACCTGCCGCTCAGCGACCAGTGGACCACCGTCAGCCCCATGCGCGTGGGCCAGTCCGAGTCCGGTTGCTGCTTGCTCAACGGCAAGATGTACGTGGTGGGCGGGTACAACTGGCACCTGAACAACGTGACGAGCATCGTGCAGGTGTACAACCCCGACACCGACGAGTGGGAGAGGGACCTGCACTTCCCGGAGTCCTTTGCGGGCGTCGCCTGCACGCCCGTCATACTGCCTCAGACTCCCGCGCAGCGCTGA
- the klhl26 gene encoding kelch-like protein 26 isoform X3, producing the protein MAITPASMADKHSVLRCTFSAPTHSALLLQGLAALRTRGQLLDVVLAVNEERFQVHKAVLASCSDYFRAMFTGGMRESNQDTIELQGLSARGLKHIIDFAYSSEVTLDLDCIQDVLGAAVFLQMVPVVELCEEYLKSAMSVETCLNIGQMASSFNLASLKQSVDAFTFRHFLQIAAEDDFLHIPLERLVFFLRSNKLRNCNEIDLFHAAIRWLQHDEARRARAAAVLGHVRFPLMRSSDLVDSVQTVGIMVEDVLCRQYLLEAFNYQILPFRQHEMQSARTLVRSDVPSLVTFGGTPYTDNDRTVSAKVYHLADSAARQFKELTEMEAGVSHACVAVMDNFVYVVGGQHLQYRSGEGAMDCCFRYDPHLNTWLRIAAMQEGRIQFQLNVLQGVLYATGGRNRTGSLSSVECYCPKKNEWSTVEPLKRRIWGHAGGCLGDKLYVSGGYGVSLEDKKTLHCYDPVADQWEFRAPMNEPRVLHAMIGAKDRLYAMGGRMDHVDRCFDVLAVEYYLPLSDQWTTVSPMRVGQSESGCCLLNGKMYVVGGYNWHLNNVTSIVQVYNPDTDEWERDLHFPESFAGVACTPVILPQTPAQR; encoded by the exons TATGGCTGACAAGCACAGCGTGCTGCGCTGCACCTTCTCCGCCCCGACCCACAGcgccctgctgctgcagggccTGGCCGCCCTCCGGACCCGGGGCCAGCTGCTGGACGTGGTGCTGGCCGTCAACGAGGAGCGCTTCCAGGTGCACAAGGCCGTGCTGGCCTCCTGCAGCGACTACTTCCG AGCAATGTTCACGGGAGGCATGAGGGAATCGAACCAGGACACCATTGAGCTCCAGGGACTGTCCGCCCGGGGGCTCAAGCACATCATCGACTTCGCCTACAGCTCGGAGGTCACCCTGGACCTGGACTGCATCCAGGACGTCCTGGGGGCGGCCGTGTTCCTGCAGATGGTCCCCGTGGTGGAGCTCTGCGAGGAGTACCTCAAGTCGGCCATGAGCGTGGAGACGTGCCTAAACATCGGCCAGATGGCCAGCTCCTTCAATCTGGCCTCGCTCAAGCAGTCGGTGGACGCCTTCACCTTCCGCCACTTCCTGCAGATCGCCGCCGAGGACGACTTCCTGCACATCCCCCTCGAGCGGCTGGTCTTCTTCCTGCGCAGCAACAAGCTGCGGAACTGCAACGAGATCGACCTCTTCCACGCCGCCATCCGCTGGCTGCAGCACGACGAGGCCCGCCGCGCCCGGGCCGCCGCCGTGCTGGGCCACGTGCGCTTCCCGCTCATGCGCTCCTCGGACCTGGTGGACAGCGTGCAGACGGTGGGCATCATGGTGGAGGACGTGCTGTGCCGGCAGTACCTGCTGGAGGCCTTCAACTACCAGATCCTGCCCTTCCGCCAGCACGAGATGCAGTCGGCCCGCACGCTGGTCCGCTCGGACGTGCCGTCGCTCGTCACCTTCGGCGGCACGCCCTACACGGACAACGACCGCACGGTGAGCGCCAAGGTGTACCACCTGGCCGACTCCGCCGCCCGCCAGTTCAAGGAGCTGACGGAGATGGAGGCGGGCGTCAGCCACGCCTGCGTGGCCGTCATGGACAACTTTGTGTACGTGGTGGGCGGGCAGCACCTGCAGTACCGCAGCGGCGAGGGCGCCATGGACTGCTGCTTCCGCTACGACCCGCACCTCAACACGTGGCTGCGCATCGCCGCCATGCAGGAGGGCCGCATCCAGTTCCAGCTCAACGTGCTGCAGGGCGTGCTCTACGCCACCGGGGGGCGCAACCGCACCGGCAGCCTCTCCTCGGTGGAGTGCTACTGCCCGAAGAAGAACgagtggagcacggtggagccGCTGAAGCGCCGCATCTGGGGCCACGCCGGCGGCTGCCTGGGGGACAAGCTGTACGTCTCCGGGGGCTACGGGGTGTCGCTGGAGGACAAGAAGACCCTGCACTGCTACGACCCCGTGGCCGACCAGTGGGAGTTCAGGGCCCCCATGAACGAGCCCCGGGTGCTGCACGCCATGATCGGCGCCAAGGACCGGCTGTACGCCATGGGGGGCCGCATGGACCACGTGGACCGCTGCTTCGACGTGCTGGCCGTGGAGTACTACCTGCCGCTCAGCGACCAGTGGACCACCGTCAGCCCCATGCGCGTGGGCCAGTCCGAGTCCGGTTGCTGCTTGCTCAACGGCAAGATGTACGTGGTGGGCGGGTACAACTGGCACCTGAACAACGTGACGAGCATCGTGCAGGTGTACAACCCCGACACCGACGAGTGGGAGAGGGACCTGCACTTCCCGGAGTCCTTTGCGGGCGTCGCCTGCACGCCCGTCATACTGCCTCAGACTCCCGCGCAGCGCTGA